In one window of Heterodontus francisci isolate sHetFra1 chromosome X, sHetFra1.hap1, whole genome shotgun sequence DNA:
- the LOC137358720 gene encoding keratin, type II cytoskeletal 8-like: MSSQQVRYSSSSSSGGGGGGRMTIRQHFGAPSTGKSYAMSSRLSGFSSGGFSSGGFSSSGGLQRARSMISTPQLRMSMSTKRGTFQNRSGFSSGSLSQGLLQATSNIDLNAPLPQNDTSLQNVRVQESKQIMHLNDKFACFIDQVRALEEINKKLEIKLNLLKEQGTYKSNIDSMFQTYIDNLKRQLDTLGQEKLKFEADLVQMQGLVEDFKCKYEDEINKRTEMENEFVLVKKDVDDSYMSKVELEAKLESLTDEIEFLKSIFEEEIRELQAQIQNTSVCVQLESRPNLNVDDLIAQARHQYQLLADANRADAEAWKQTKMQELSMSSGQCGDDLRVVKSQIVEMTKLISRLNGDIDGLKQRRVRLEADIQEAEERGELSLKDARIRIAELEAAINKAKNDLTRQVQEYNQLLNVKVSLDLEIATYMKLLEGEEDRMASGIKTLNIQQVQNQANVQQFSGMSGGLSGYVQGMSNSSGYGNLETSVLSSGGSAFSGGMGGGGGSSKTVIVKSVQQTSGGYKSSS; the protein is encoded by the exons ATGTCCAGTCAGCAGGTTCGCtattccagcagcagcagcagcggaGGCGGCGGCGGCGGCCGCATGACAATCAGACAACATTTCGGCGCACCGAGCACCGGCAAAAGCTATGCCATGTCCAGCCGCTTAAGTGGCTTCAGCTCAGGTGGCTTCAGCTCAGGTGGCTTCAGCTCAAGTGGTGGACTGCAGCGCGCACGAAGTATGATCAGCACTCCACAACTGAGAATGTCAATGTCGACCAAACGAGGCACTTTCCAGAATCGGAGCGGTTTCAGCTCTGGCTCTTTGTCTCAGGGGCTGTTGCAGGCAACTAGTAATATTGACCTGAACGCCCCTCTCCCCCAAAATGACACCAGCCTGCAAAATGTCCGGGTGCAGGAGAGCAAACAGATCATGCATCTCAACGACAAGTTTGCCTGTTTCATTGACCAG GTTCGTGCCCTGGAAGAGATCAATAAGAAGCTGGAGATCAAACTGAATCTTCTGAAAGAACAAGGAACTTACAAATCAAACATCGACTCTATGTTCCAGACTTACATTGATAACCTCAAAAGGCAACTGGATACTCTTGGGCAGGAGAAGCTGAAGTTCGAGGCTGACCTTGTCCAGATGCAGGGTCTGGTTGAGGACTTTAAGTGCAA ATACGAAGATGAAATTAACAAGCGCACAGAAATGGAAAATGAGTTTGTCTTGGTCAAGAAG GATGTCGATGACTCCTACATGAGCAAAGTAGAGCTGGAAGCTAAACTGGAAAGCCTCACCGATGAAATCGAATTCCTCAAGTCAATCTTTGAAGAG GAAAtccgtgagctgcaggcacagattcaGAACACATCTGTCTGCGTGCAACTGGAGAGCAGACCCAACCTGAACGTAGATGACCTGATTGCTCAAGCCAGACATCAGTACCAATTACTCGCAGACGCCAACCGTGCAGACGCTGAAGCATGGAAACAGACCAAG ATGCAGGAACTGTCCATGTCGTCTGGACAATGCGGTGATGACCTCCGTGTGGTGAAAAGCCAGATTGTTGAAATGACTAAGTTGATCAGTAGACTGAATGGTGATATCGACGGTCTGAAACAGCGG CGTGTCAGACTGGAGGCTGACATCCAAGAAGCTGAGGAACGTGGTGAGCTCTCCCTCAAAGATGCCAGGATTAGGATTGCAGAACTGGAAGCTGCCATCAACAAAGCAAAAAATGACCTGACCCGCCAAGTCCAAGAATACAATCAGCTGCTGAATGTCAAGGTGTCTCTTGATCTTGAAATTGCCACCTACATGAAACTACTGGAGGGAGAGGAGGACAG AATGGCATCTGGGATAAAAACCCTCAACATCCAGCAAGTACAGAACCAAG CTAAtgttcagcagtttagtggaatgAGTGGGGGTTTGTCTGGATATGTCCAAGGCATGAGCAACAGCAGTGGGTACGGCAACTTGGAAACCTCTGTACTCAGTTCAGGAGGCTCTGCTTTCAGTGGCGGCATGGGTGGCGGCGGAGGTAGCAGCAAAACTGTGATTGTGAAATCAGTGCAACAAACCAGTGGTGGATATAAAAGTTCATCTTGA